ATGTTTTTACCTTTTTCTCTAAGGTATTCCATCTCGGTACTTTGTACTAATCTTTTAGCAGATGGCTCTGAAAAAACTTTAGCAAGTTTATTACTCTTTGGTAAACCGCGCTGTGCACGGAATAATAAAACCCCTGCTTCGGTTTCATTTTTTTCACCATTCAAAAGTTCTTCCGCTTGTTGCACAAGAGAGGCAACTAAATTCTTTTGAAGTCTATATAATTTTTCAACTTTCGGTTTCATATCATTAAATTGATGATCATCCCTATCTACCGGTCCTGAAATAATAAGCGGCGTTCTTGCTTCATCAATCAAAACGGAATCTACTTCATCAACAATTGCAAAATTATGTTTACGCTGTACTTGCTGAGATAGCTCAACAGACATATTATCGCGCAAATAATCAAAACCGAATTCGTTGTTTGTTCCGTATGTGATATCGCAAGCATATTGCTGTTGGCGTTGTGCTGAATCCATCGTATTTAGTATTACACCGACTGTTAAACCATGAAATCTAAAAATTTCACCCATCCATTCACTATCACGTTTCGCAAGGTAATCGTTAACAGTTACAAGATGAACACCTCTGCCCGTTAAAGAATTAAGATACATTGGCAAAGTTGCAACAAGAGTTTTTCCTTCACCTGTACCCATTTCAGCAATCTTACCCTGATGAAGAACGATTCCGCCAATCAACTGAACATCATAAGGAACCATATCCCAATTAAGTTTATTACCCGCAACGGTCCAGCTTGTACCAACCAATTTTTGGCAAGTTGCTTTTACAACGGCATACGCTTCCGGTAAAAGCTCGTCCAGAATTTCCTCATATTCATCATTTAATTTATCTTCAAGCACATCAAGTTCATCATAAGAAGCGTTGCGATCAAATTCTTCATCAGACTGTAAACGGGTTTTGAGTTCAGTGATTTGCTTCCTTGTTTCTTCGGTATGAGATTGTATCTTTTCTTTGAATTCTAGTGTTTTATTTTTTAATTCATCGTTTGTCAGATTCTTAATAGTTTCATAATGACCATTAATTTCATCAACTATTGGCCAAATTACTTTAAGGTCTTTTTCGTGTTTATCACCAAATATTTTTTTTATCAGATTTAACATTGAACGTAAATTTCTCCTTTAGTAATTACTATTGAAAAATTAAATATAGATGTTTTGATATGCAATTTAAGAATAATTGGGGTAAGTCTTAAGAAAAAGCAAACCCTTTTATAGCACTTTTTATTGGTAAATCTTAGTGTTTATCATTAGTGTGTTTTAGAACAAAAAATCCGCAAACATCTAAATATGAAATTAAATCTAATCATCTGTACTTATTCCTTTAAAGATCAGACATTTTTTAATAATTTGATTGCAAGTAACAAATAATTATTAATATTCTAACTGAATTCGTATGAACAAAAGACTACACCTAAAATTTTTTGCGATCCTTTTTTTAATTTTCCCTTATTTTCTAAATGCTCAACAAGACAATAGAGAATTTAGAGCAACTTGGGTAATCACCTGGGAATACATTTCCTCGGGAAGTTCTGTTGAAGTTAACAAAGCTCGTATAAGAGAGATATTAGATAATCATAAAAAAGCAAATATGACTTCCGTACTTTTTCAAATACGACAAAGCGGAACAGCATATTATCAATCATCTTACGAACCGTGGGGGTATTACGCAGGATATACATATCCCGGTTTCGATCCATTGCAATACGCAATTGAAGAAGCACACAAAAGAGGTCTTGAATTACATGCATGGTTTAACTCATTTAGCGTCTCATCAACTCATGCTGGAACAATTCCGGTTGAGCACCCTGAGTGGATTTGCAGAGATCAAAACGGAAACCCGATGACATCATATATGGCAGCATCACCGGGATTGCAAGCTGTTAGAGATTATACAATTAATGTTGCAATGGAAATTGTAAGAAATTATGATATCGATGGTTTGCATCTGGATTATGTTAGATGGAATGAATACAATACAGATGATATGACTGATGCTCCATCACAACTTGAACAGGAAATCAAGCTTGATGGATCATTTTCGGATAAAACAATAAATAAATTGACTTCCACGCAGAGCACCAATCGTTTTTTATATGATGTTGAGCATCCTTTCAGTGCCGGTGTGCCTTCTGGTTTTAGCACCTGGGAAGATTGGTGGAGATGGTCGGTCACAGAATTTGTAAAAACTTTACACGATTCGATACAAACCGTAAAGCCTTGGGTTCGTTTATCACCCGCAGCATTAGGTAACTATAAATCAGGTGGTGTTAACGGCTGGAACGGTTATTATGTTGTATATCAAGATGCTGCTTTATGGTTTAACGAGGGATACATTGACCAGTTAACACCTATGCATTACCATTGGCTAACAGGTAATGATCTATTTATTGCTATATCTTCAGACTGGGAACCAAATATTCAGCAAGGCATACAAGCAAGCAGGCTCTATACTTGTGGCCCGGGGTCTTATAGGTTAGATGAAAATAATGTTTGGTCGAATCATCCAGGAATTGTCAATAGAATGCGAGATAAACAATGGGTTGATGGATTTCAGTTTTTTAGTTACGGAACTTGGGCTAGTTATGATTATTGGGATGAAGCCGGTTCTACCTTTTTTAATAAAAAAGTAAAAGTAAGAGATATAAATTTTATATCACAACCTGCTGCACAATTTATAACATTGAATCAAATTGATTCTCTTCAATATGATATTTTAGTAACTCCCGATCCATCTATTATTCATAATCAATGGTTTGCCATATACAGATCAGAAGATAACATTCTAGATGTAAATGACGATGTGATTGTTGATGTCCATTTTGGAAATTCTAATTACAACTTTATAGATACATACACTGGGTTACAAAATTTTAATGGAACATACACTTACTTTGCAACCACGTTAAATAGGTTTTGGAATGAATCTGAAATTTCAAACATCGTGGTAACGGAACCAGTTCCTTCGTTTGCACCAACTGTCGTATCAACAATTCCATTTCAAAATGGAGTGTTAAATATTTCAGATAATATTGTTATTAAATTTTCAAAAACTATGGATGTAAATTCCTTTTCAAATGCGATAACAATTACTCCAGCGGTTCAAATAAACAACTTAAT
The window above is part of the Ignavibacteriales bacterium genome. Proteins encoded here:
- a CDS encoding family 10 glycosylhydrolase — encoded protein: MNKRLHLKFFAILFLIFPYFLNAQQDNREFRATWVITWEYISSGSSVEVNKARIREILDNHKKANMTSVLFQIRQSGTAYYQSSYEPWGYYAGYTYPGFDPLQYAIEEAHKRGLELHAWFNSFSVSSTHAGTIPVEHPEWICRDQNGNPMTSYMAASPGLQAVRDYTINVAMEIVRNYDIDGLHLDYVRWNEYNTDDMTDAPSQLEQEIKLDGSFSDKTINKLTSTQSTNRFLYDVEHPFSAGVPSGFSTWEDWWRWSVTEFVKTLHDSIQTVKPWVRLSPAALGNYKSGGVNGWNGYYVVYQDAALWFNEGYIDQLTPMHYHWLTGNDLFIAISSDWEPNIQQGIQASRLYTCGPGSYRLDENNVWSNHPGIVNRMRDKQWVDGFQFFSYGTWASYDYWDEAGSTFFNKKVKVRDINFISQPAAQFITLNQIDSLQYDILVTPDPSIIHNQWFAIYRSEDNILDVNDDVIVDVHFGNSNYNFIDTYTGLQNFNGTYTYFATTLNRFWNESEISNIVVTEPVPSFAPTVVSTIPFQNGVLNISDNIVIKFSKTMDVNSFSNAITITPAVQINNLIWNENNKTLSIVTEGHQFQTAYTLLIDSTVNDINGRKLDGDSNGIEGDPFVLNYQTNEEDIIGPQIIYNYPSDSDTSIDIGSILTLAFDEEVDAQTLSAADIMLMNQSSPVNFSFQHTNAEDGKSIICIQPLNLFSRSTNFNLTFSGDIADTLGNISGTQSQINFTTSGLSYSEIKMIDNFTAPGDWKQPDYSGSTKGILASGTHFEFTSLVYLPATSPKKSAKLTYLWDENASDFLIREYLNGGTPQAVYFDTSYVLQSYIYGDGSNTRFRFCIDEYTGTAWGDHEVSKWVTIDWYGWKLVEWKLNDPNSVGIWIGDGNLTGQYFRIDSYQLTKTTESSISGAIYFDDLRAVKKVDGLVSINDEHNIIPAQYILSQNYPNPFNPITNIQYALPNSQFVSLKVYDVLGNSVATLVDEYKTAGTYILTWDASNLPSGVYFYRLKTDTFEESKKMLFLK